A stretch of Imperialibacter roseus DNA encodes these proteins:
- a CDS encoding FecR family protein produces MNPTFNTVEDLIVDNSFRKWVLQNDPKAKAQWKQYLSANPEKKELVEEAKQFLKKLPRVNYQLPTSDLEIIWAQIEKASESEIYNQEQTMASTPTGARVRSISSKWYYMAASIVLILIAFGISQRYSSLLGDTTVSFHTKYGENQTIELPDGSVVTLNANSSLTYNSEHFDDDRRTVKLDGEAFFKISKRALPGGGKIKFIVETADLEVEVLGTEFNVNTRRASTKVVLTEGQVQIKLTKTDSVGPITMLPGEKITYTSGQKSPTKEQAKVNVATAWKENELIFEDTPVGEIIHVLEDNYGLRIKLKKPGIAERHYTGKFKNPDPEVILMALSGLFDLKLERRNGTVTLN; encoded by the coding sequence ATGAACCCTACCTTTAATACCGTAGAAGACCTAATCGTAGACAATTCCTTCAGAAAGTGGGTGCTTCAAAACGACCCCAAAGCAAAAGCGCAATGGAAGCAGTACCTTTCTGCGAACCCCGAAAAGAAAGAGCTGGTTGAAGAAGCCAAACAATTCCTCAAAAAGCTTCCAAGGGTAAACTATCAATTGCCCACCTCCGACTTAGAAATCATTTGGGCTCAAATTGAAAAAGCCTCCGAGTCTGAAATATATAATCAGGAGCAGACAATGGCGTCAACACCCACGGGTGCCCGGGTGCGGTCAATTTCCTCCAAATGGTACTACATGGCCGCCTCTATTGTCTTAATTCTAATTGCGTTCGGAATCAGCCAACGCTACAGCAGCCTGCTAGGAGACACAACTGTGTCTTTCCACACAAAATATGGCGAAAACCAAACGATTGAACTGCCCGATGGATCGGTGGTGACTCTGAATGCCAACTCGAGCCTGACCTATAACAGCGAACACTTCGATGACGACCGCAGAACGGTAAAATTGGACGGCGAAGCCTTTTTCAAAATAAGCAAGCGTGCCTTGCCAGGCGGCGGCAAAATTAAGTTCATCGTTGAAACAGCCGACCTGGAGGTAGAAGTTCTGGGCACGGAGTTTAATGTGAACACCAGAAGGGCTAGCACAAAAGTAGTACTTACCGAGGGCCAGGTACAGATCAAGCTCACGAAGACCGACAGTGTAGGGCCAATCACCATGCTGCCCGGCGAAAAAATCACATATACCTCAGGTCAGAAATCGCCAACGAAGGAGCAAGCTAAAGTGAATGTTGCCACCGCCTGGAAAGAAAATGAACTCATTTTCGAAGACACCCCCGTGGGTGAAATTATTCACGTGCTGGAAGACAATTATGGCCTGAGAATAAAACTGAAAAAACCAGGGATTGCTGAGCGGCATTACACAGGGAAATTCAAAAATCCTGACCCTGAAGTCATTTTAATGGCACTCTCAGGTCTGTTTGACCTGAAACTTGAGCGCCGCAACGGAACTGTTACTCTAAACTAA
- a CDS encoding RES family NAD+ phosphorylase — MKVYRITLAKFSTSMYASGFVARWNSKGTFVIYTAGSRSLACLENLVHRSGEGLDAGFRVMTIEIPDDLAIERAVLNDLPGNWREFSQQVSTRNVGDKWVKSGNTAVLRVPSAIIPQEFNYILNPGHQDFKKIRLLSSEEFSFDRRF, encoded by the coding sequence GTGAAGGTTTATCGGATTACGCTGGCTAAGTTTAGCACAAGCATGTATGCTTCCGGGTTTGTGGCAAGATGGAATTCAAAAGGTACTTTTGTCATATATACTGCCGGATCAAGGTCACTGGCCTGCCTGGAGAATTTGGTGCACAGGAGTGGGGAAGGGCTTGATGCTGGATTTAGGGTAATGACGATTGAGATACCCGATGATCTTGCTATTGAGAGGGCGGTTTTAAATGACCTACCCGGCAACTGGAGGGAATTTTCCCAACAAGTGTCGACAAGAAATGTGGGTGATAAATGGGTGAAAAGTGGTAACACTGCTGTGCTCAGAGTCCCATCGGCTATTATTCCCCAGGAGTTTAACTACATTTTGAATCCCGGCCATCAAGACTTCAAAAAAATCAGGCTACTTAGTTCCGAGGAGTTTTCCTTCGATAGGAGGTTCTGA
- a CDS encoding antitoxin Xre/MbcA/ParS toxin-binding domain-containing protein, which produces MKNYNVDGLGRKMMAEEPEVIYQRLRPRVSNHATLAFEALEGVPATIFDDVVGLFGHHDYMAEVVELNPKTIHKYQAQHIKFSPAKSELMLKLVALYRKGADTFGTRASFLNWLIKPAFGIDNRTPLHLIKTSDGIDLISEELDRIQHGDTA; this is translated from the coding sequence ATGAAGAACTATAATGTGGATGGGTTGGGTCGTAAGATGATGGCGGAAGAGCCTGAGGTCATCTATCAGAGACTTAGGCCAAGAGTTTCTAACCACGCCACCTTGGCCTTTGAAGCACTTGAAGGGGTGCCTGCTACCATTTTTGACGATGTAGTGGGGCTTTTTGGTCACCACGATTATATGGCTGAGGTCGTTGAGCTTAACCCTAAAACTATTCATAAATATCAGGCGCAGCATATCAAGTTCAGCCCTGCCAAAAGTGAACTAATGCTGAAGCTGGTAGCTCTTTACCGAAAAGGAGCTGATACATTTGGCACACGAGCGTCTTTCCTCAATTGGCTTATTAAGCCTGCCTTCGGCATTGATAATCGTACTCCTTTACACCTTATCAAAACCTCTGATGGTATTGATCTCATCAGCGAAGAGCTGGATCGCATTCAGCATGGTGATACAGCGTGA
- a CDS encoding ABC transporter permease — protein MMKNLNNRPPNWALKFLRWFCDPDLLPGIEGDLMELHAERLAVSGYRKANRRLVADVLFLFRPAIMRPVVYRFQINRKAMLKNYLKVGVRNILRYKAFSLINIFGLAAAMSVCMLILLMLADQKSYDQFSLSKDRTYRILSKIPRSSAPNASSPFPLEESLTQDFPIVEAATQLVPGVGGELVVGDKSIELTGYFAGPTFFQVLGFELEVGDESASLQAPNLMIISSEVAKRLVGNDGSYSDLLGKPVRFFDRGLRIIQLDFGSETGSSPVDWGQFTITGVLDAEKYKSHLKFDVLVSTASLPALQREKKTENHVDDWQRYSYSYTYATLQEGKTVTDLISALDQLVVQKYEGNEDLKGLKLIPQPLTKITPGIFVGNPPSLQLPVEGYYILGFLALIIMLTACLNYTNLSIARALTRAKEIGVRKVNGAKRGNLVTQFMIESVLTSLLALVMGVALLLILKPGFEGLCANKFLHFDLGGSPVVYAGFVGLAVVTGVIAGLYPAVRLSGFSPLKSLKKLNEDSRSKLGFRKVLLSFQFVISLFFIVTSILIFRQFRHFVEFEYGFDSENIVNVPLQGNDYQLLISEMSSIPGVSGISACEFLPAMAMTNGIGVKPSDSESDPIAFEYLRVDSGFLGNLGLAVVAGRNLPVVDEAGRFVMINETGAKSLGYVSAANALGELVTVYGYEKPREVIGIMKDFRFQTPVMQDQIGPLMFINEPTHFSYLNIRLSTGNVTGALAAMQAKWKSIDPAHPFKYQFYNDQLVNVNLWMGDLVTIIGVIAFLAIVISCLGLLGMATYTTERRTKEVGIRKVLGASGLSIVLLLSRQFVVLLVVSVVIAAPLSYFVNNLWLQNFPNRVALGYGTLFLGAVILLFLGVVTIASQTLRASEKNPVDALRTE, from the coding sequence ATGATGAAGAATTTAAATAATCGGCCACCAAATTGGGCACTCAAATTCCTTCGCTGGTTTTGCGATCCAGACCTGCTTCCTGGCATAGAAGGCGATTTGATGGAACTGCATGCCGAGAGGCTGGCCGTTTCAGGTTATCGCAAAGCCAATCGGCGATTGGTTGCCGATGTGTTATTTCTTTTTCGGCCAGCCATTATGAGGCCCGTGGTTTATAGGTTTCAAATAAATAGAAAAGCCATGCTCAAGAATTATTTAAAAGTTGGAGTGAGGAACATCTTAAGGTACAAGGCATTCTCGCTCATCAATATTTTTGGGCTTGCTGCCGCTATGTCGGTTTGCATGCTCATATTATTGATGCTGGCAGACCAGAAAAGTTATGATCAATTCTCGCTCAGCAAGGACAGAACCTATCGAATTCTATCAAAAATCCCCAGGTCTTCGGCGCCAAATGCTTCAAGCCCCTTTCCGTTGGAAGAGTCTTTAACCCAGGACTTCCCCATTGTGGAGGCAGCCACTCAGCTGGTGCCGGGTGTTGGTGGCGAACTTGTGGTGGGCGACAAGAGCATAGAACTTACAGGCTATTTTGCCGGCCCGACTTTCTTTCAAGTCCTTGGCTTCGAATTGGAAGTGGGAGACGAATCGGCGTCCCTCCAGGCCCCTAATTTGATGATTATCAGCAGCGAGGTAGCCAAACGGCTTGTTGGCAACGATGGCTCTTATTCGGATTTGTTGGGTAAGCCCGTCAGGTTTTTTGACCGGGGACTTAGGATCATTCAGCTTGACTTTGGCAGTGAGACGGGCTCCAGCCCCGTTGATTGGGGACAATTTACTATCACGGGTGTTCTGGATGCAGAGAAATACAAATCGCATCTCAAGTTTGATGTGCTTGTATCTACTGCGTCTTTACCAGCGTTGCAGCGTGAAAAGAAGACGGAAAACCATGTGGATGATTGGCAACGGTATTCGTACAGTTACACCTACGCTACACTCCAGGAGGGCAAAACAGTGACTGATTTGATAAGTGCTCTGGATCAGCTGGTGGTGCAAAAGTATGAAGGCAATGAAGACTTGAAAGGGCTAAAACTGATTCCTCAACCGCTCACGAAAATAACACCGGGTATTTTCGTCGGTAATCCGCCCAGTCTTCAACTCCCTGTAGAGGGCTATTACATCCTTGGCTTCTTAGCACTGATAATCATGCTAACTGCTTGCCTCAACTATACCAATTTATCGATAGCCAGGGCACTGACGAGGGCAAAAGAGATTGGTGTGAGAAAAGTAAACGGAGCCAAAAGGGGAAATCTTGTCACACAATTCATGATCGAATCTGTGCTTACGTCGTTGCTGGCATTGGTCATGGGAGTTGCCCTTTTACTGATTCTTAAACCAGGCTTCGAGGGGTTGTGCGCCAATAAATTTCTCCATTTCGACCTGGGAGGCAGCCCGGTCGTCTATGCTGGCTTCGTCGGTCTGGCTGTTGTAACAGGCGTCATTGCCGGCCTTTATCCGGCAGTTAGGTTGTCCGGTTTCTCTCCATTGAAATCCCTCAAAAAGCTAAATGAGGACAGTCGGTCGAAGCTGGGTTTTCGCAAAGTTTTGCTGTCCTTTCAATTTGTCATCTCGCTTTTCTTTATTGTCACCTCTATTTTAATTTTCAGGCAGTTCAGGCACTTTGTGGAGTTTGAATATGGGTTTGATTCGGAGAATATTGTGAACGTGCCTTTACAGGGCAACGACTACCAACTTCTCATTTCAGAAATGAGTTCGATCCCAGGTGTTTCTGGTATTTCGGCTTGTGAGTTTCTCCCTGCAATGGCTATGACCAATGGCATTGGCGTGAAGCCCAGCGACAGTGAGAGTGATCCAATTGCTTTCGAGTATCTCAGGGTTGACTCAGGGTTTCTGGGAAACCTGGGCCTTGCGGTAGTAGCAGGTCGAAATCTTCCGGTTGTGGACGAGGCTGGCCGGTTTGTTATGATCAATGAAACCGGGGCCAAATCACTGGGTTATGTATCTGCCGCTAATGCGCTGGGAGAGCTGGTGACGGTTTACGGATACGAAAAACCCAGAGAAGTGATAGGCATCATGAAAGACTTTCGTTTTCAGACTCCCGTAATGCAGGATCAGATTGGCCCCTTAATGTTTATCAACGAGCCAACCCACTTCAGCTATTTGAACATTCGGCTGAGCACGGGCAATGTAACGGGAGCGTTGGCGGCAATGCAGGCGAAGTGGAAGTCCATAGATCCGGCCCATCCATTCAAGTATCAGTTTTACAACGACCAGCTTGTCAATGTGAACCTCTGGATGGGCGATTTGGTGACCATCATCGGAGTCATTGCATTTCTTGCTATCGTTATTTCGTGTTTGGGCTTGCTTGGTATGGCCACCTACACCACCGAAAGAAGAACGAAGGAAGTTGGCATTAGAAAGGTGCTGGGCGCTTCGGGGCTTAGTATTGTTTTACTATTGTCCAGGCAGTTTGTGGTATTGCTTGTCGTTTCCGTCGTGATAGCTGCCCCTTTGAGCTATTTCGTTAATAATTTATGGCTGCAAAATTTTCCCAACAGGGTAGCATTGGGCTATGGCACGCTCTTTCTTGGGGCTGTGATTTTACTTTTTTTGGGGGTGGTAACCATCGCCTCTCAGACGTTACGGGCCTCGGAGAAAAATCCGGTTGATGCACTGAGAACTGAATAG
- a CDS encoding RagB/SusD family nutrient uptake outer membrane protein, whose amino-acid sequence MKKYSIKNIGKIVLSGTLLLWTGCSGFLDEEDPSNLTPSNYYTIPDHAEAAVAAVYDNTRFYGDGAGIFSSNWQLLEGPTGTSTTETAQNSDLNNLYSLTWDGNTGHILNWWRGIYRLVAQANLVLDRVPDITPMDEAQKARILGQARFLRAWAYFYAVRLWGDVPLILEPQTASSENFYPSRATQQEVYDQIVADLIAAESAGLPWTDVTGRVSTSAVKAMLAKVYLTMAGKPLDKGTSHYQLAATKAKEIIDNAGEIALFDTYAEVHDESLGNRKEHIFSLQYNNLVADNPMGNMFPNFKPVSYRGPSGTGSTVPTLSFYNSYEDGDIRAVDQEGYFYTTYYTNGSGAPFDLGAPYIFKHFNVIANGTEGVPGTAKDNLNVPMIRYAEVLLIYAEAQNEVAGPSQATYDALKAIRDRAGLITPALGTFSQATFREAVWKERWFEFCYEGITWFDMIRLRKVFNETNGGFDDFVGHVNLNSDQALQAKHLLFPIPIQEIVNNPNLAPQNTGYN is encoded by the coding sequence ATGAAGAAATATTCGATAAAAAACATAGGCAAAATCGTTTTGAGTGGCACATTGCTACTCTGGACAGGATGTTCAGGTTTTTTGGACGAAGAAGACCCATCTAATCTTACTCCTTCAAACTACTATACAATACCTGACCATGCGGAGGCAGCCGTCGCAGCCGTATACGATAACACCAGGTTCTATGGTGACGGTGCCGGTATCTTCTCTTCCAACTGGCAACTTTTGGAGGGCCCTACAGGTACGTCTACCACGGAAACTGCTCAAAACTCAGATTTGAACAACTTGTATTCTCTCACCTGGGACGGCAACACCGGCCACATTCTCAACTGGTGGAGAGGTATCTATCGCCTGGTTGCCCAGGCCAATCTGGTACTGGACAGGGTTCCAGACATAACGCCGATGGATGAGGCTCAAAAAGCCCGAATTCTCGGACAAGCCAGGTTTTTGCGAGCATGGGCCTATTTCTACGCTGTGAGGCTGTGGGGAGATGTTCCGTTGATCCTGGAACCACAAACGGCCTCCTCAGAGAACTTCTACCCGTCTCGTGCCACTCAACAGGAAGTATACGATCAGATTGTTGCAGATTTAATAGCTGCTGAATCGGCAGGACTTCCATGGACTGATGTGACCGGACGTGTTTCAACGTCCGCTGTCAAGGCCATGCTCGCAAAAGTGTACCTTACCATGGCTGGCAAACCGCTTGATAAAGGAACGTCTCACTACCAGTTAGCCGCTACCAAAGCCAAAGAGATTATCGATAATGCTGGTGAAATAGCACTTTTTGATACCTACGCTGAAGTCCATGACGAAAGCCTTGGAAACAGGAAAGAGCACATCTTCAGTTTACAGTACAATAACCTGGTGGCAGACAACCCAATGGGTAATATGTTCCCGAACTTTAAGCCTGTGAGCTATCGTGGCCCTTCCGGAACGGGTAGTACAGTTCCCACCTTGTCGTTCTACAACTCCTATGAAGACGGAGACATCAGAGCGGTGGATCAGGAAGGCTATTTCTATACTACCTACTACACCAATGGTAGTGGAGCACCATTTGACCTCGGCGCACCATATATCTTCAAGCATTTCAATGTTATTGCCAACGGCACAGAAGGGGTTCCTGGAACTGCCAAGGACAATCTCAATGTGCCAATGATTCGTTATGCAGAAGTGCTTCTGATTTATGCAGAGGCACAAAATGAAGTGGCCGGCCCCTCGCAAGCTACTTACGATGCGCTTAAGGCTATAAGAGACAGAGCGGGGCTGATAACTCCTGCTTTAGGAACGTTCAGTCAGGCTACCTTCAGAGAGGCTGTTTGGAAAGAGCGCTGGTTTGAATTCTGCTATGAAGGCATCACCTGGTTTGATATGATCAGGCTGCGAAAAGTGTTCAATGAAACCAACGGTGGGTTTGATGATTTTGTCGGGCACGTCAACCTAAACTCCGATCAGGCACTTCAGGCTAAGCATCTATTGTTTCCAATTCCAATACAGGAAATAGTGAACAACCCGAATCTCGCACCTCAAAATACAGGGTATAATTAA
- a CDS encoding SusC/RagA family TonB-linked outer membrane protein, whose amino-acid sequence MKISTKKFLYSVGFTFLLLLYHSGIGQPVDDLLLSADASLSNTYTIEEALEHLEKKHQVSFHYETQMVRNAKVSGDLSDFDREDLQDALSILLEPLKLNFRKLDDNYYLIVKDNTPKKIEGQKTAGFTTSLDRGPLYASIAKINSYQLPKIPVLREQTISGKVTDEKTGEGLPGVTVLAKGTTTGTTTDMDGQYRLTVGDEVTTLVFSSIGFVTVEVPIAGRSTINFAMKEDVTSLDEIVVIGYGTQKRSDLTGSVGSVNTDQLQQRPAPSLNQAIAGRIPGVQVNINSGRPGGKSNVRVRGFSSINSSNNPLYVVDGVQLPVGNQTQRSSAIDYINPSDIVSVEVLKDASSTAIYGARGANGVILITTKKGKSGEGKITYDGIFSVNTYGPNKPEVLNAKEYLEVEDLAWRNMEKFDPDGWAAGKWAYLNPALKRTDPRLFDANGNPYYDTNWIEETTQNKLSQNHQLNFSGGDDKTTYSFSLGYRDDEGLYRTSFMTRYSGRLNIETKVKKWLTVGANLSYNYQKENNVDYSDQVPRRMVEDFPFLPVYYPDGTYADNRDYPFAEGTMSSVHNLLEREYLISTQTMLGSAFTNITLAEGLVLRTVLASNIVTRGTQRYEGRTIQIGSQGRAWLAEEEEDFWSFENYLTYTKNFAEIHSFTGMLGLSWQESNYFGQSSEIRNFSTDYFKYNNLGAGSQNLGVGSGANREALNSYFGRFNYSLMNRYLITFTGRADGSSKFGDNNKYAFFPSTALAWRISEEGFMQSVPAVSNLKLRTSYGLTGNSEIPPYSSLSLLGSGYAAILNDSRVGGTGINRLANPDLRWEKTAQADVGIELGLFKGRIGIEADYYYRKTTDMLLDAPVPQTSGYATIRRNVGSMQNKGLELALNTVNIEFNRFSWNTSFNISFNQNKVLELATRSDIFGVGGPGITNQTSIIREGEPAGAFWGLNRLGVWGTDEAAEAAEFTSYRNGLTMLPGDIKYEDVNGDKAITDADRMIIGNGSPKGWGSFINNVRFGNFDLTLDLQFMYGNDIMDMNLHSSEDRQSLANSYRTVLNAWTPENQNTMIAQVRDTRAGYVTNVDTHWVQDGSFIRGRNLLLGYSLPTTAVERIKLSNVRIYASTQNFFLIVSDEVIGDPEITPIRGNDSNNVFSQGMKWHEYPKPTVWTMGIQIGL is encoded by the coding sequence ATGAAAATCTCTACAAAAAAATTTTTGTACTCGGTAGGATTTACCTTTCTACTCCTACTCTACCACAGTGGAATTGGGCAACCTGTCGATGACCTTTTGTTGTCAGCAGACGCTAGCTTATCCAACACCTATACTATAGAAGAAGCGCTCGAACACCTGGAAAAGAAACACCAGGTATCGTTTCACTATGAAACACAAATGGTCAGGAACGCAAAAGTTTCTGGCGATCTGTCTGATTTCGATCGGGAAGACCTGCAAGATGCACTGAGCATTTTGCTGGAACCCTTAAAGCTCAACTTTCGCAAACTGGATGATAACTATTACCTGATTGTGAAAGACAATACCCCAAAGAAAATTGAAGGCCAAAAGACAGCGGGCTTTACCACCTCTCTTGACAGGGGGCCACTTTACGCTTCAATTGCCAAGATCAATTCGTACCAGCTACCAAAAATCCCCGTTTTAAGAGAGCAGACCATATCCGGTAAAGTAACAGATGAGAAGACTGGAGAAGGGCTACCAGGCGTAACAGTACTAGCCAAGGGAACCACAACTGGCACAACAACTGACATGGATGGTCAGTATCGCCTTACTGTTGGCGATGAAGTCACCACTCTTGTATTTTCATCGATTGGTTTTGTTACCGTAGAAGTTCCTATCGCTGGCAGGTCCACTATCAATTTTGCGATGAAAGAAGACGTGACCAGCCTGGACGAAATTGTAGTTATTGGTTACGGTACGCAAAAAAGGTCGGATTTAACTGGCTCTGTTGGTTCTGTGAACACGGATCAGCTTCAGCAGCGCCCCGCACCTTCTTTAAACCAGGCCATCGCAGGCAGAATACCCGGCGTGCAGGTAAATATCAACTCAGGTCGCCCTGGTGGAAAATCGAATGTAAGAGTTCGTGGCTTCAGCTCTATCAACTCTTCCAATAACCCACTGTATGTAGTGGACGGAGTGCAGTTGCCAGTGGGCAATCAAACACAACGGAGCTCCGCCATTGACTATATTAACCCCAGCGATATCGTTTCTGTTGAAGTGTTAAAAGACGCTTCCTCAACAGCTATTTACGGCGCCAGAGGTGCCAATGGCGTTATCCTTATCACGACAAAAAAGGGCAAGTCAGGAGAAGGCAAAATCACCTATGATGGAATCTTCAGTGTAAACACCTATGGCCCTAACAAGCCAGAGGTGCTGAACGCAAAGGAATACCTGGAAGTGGAAGACCTTGCCTGGCGCAACATGGAAAAATTTGACCCAGACGGTTGGGCTGCTGGCAAATGGGCGTATCTAAATCCTGCGCTAAAAAGGACGGATCCGAGGCTTTTCGATGCCAATGGCAATCCCTACTACGACACTAACTGGATAGAAGAAACAACGCAGAACAAACTATCCCAAAATCATCAGTTAAACTTCAGCGGTGGTGATGATAAAACGACCTACTCATTCTCTTTGGGTTACAGAGATGATGAAGGCTTGTACAGAACGTCGTTTATGACCAGGTACTCAGGCAGACTGAATATCGAAACCAAAGTCAAAAAATGGCTTACAGTGGGCGCTAACCTCAGCTATAACTACCAAAAAGAAAACAATGTCGACTATAGCGATCAGGTGCCACGCCGAATGGTGGAAGATTTCCCATTCCTTCCTGTGTACTATCCCGACGGCACCTACGCCGACAACAGAGACTACCCTTTTGCCGAAGGAACTATGAGCTCAGTTCACAACCTACTGGAGCGTGAATACCTGATCAGTACACAGACCATGCTGGGTAGTGCTTTCACCAACATCACACTGGCAGAAGGCCTGGTTCTTCGCACTGTGCTTGCTTCCAACATTGTAACCCGAGGAACACAACGCTATGAAGGTCGCACTATCCAGATCGGCTCCCAGGGACGTGCCTGGCTTGCCGAGGAAGAAGAAGACTTTTGGTCATTTGAAAACTATTTGACCTACACTAAGAACTTCGCTGAAATTCATTCCTTCACAGGCATGCTTGGTCTGTCATGGCAGGAGTCGAATTATTTTGGTCAGTCTTCAGAAATCAGAAATTTCTCAACAGACTACTTCAAGTACAACAACCTGGGAGCTGGTAGCCAGAATTTGGGTGTGGGATCAGGTGCCAACAGAGAAGCGCTCAACTCGTATTTCGGTCGTTTCAACTACAGCCTGATGAACAGGTACCTCATCACATTTACCGGCAGAGCCGATGGTTCATCTAAGTTTGGCGACAACAATAAGTACGCTTTCTTCCCATCAACAGCGTTGGCGTGGAGAATAAGTGAAGAGGGTTTTATGCAGAGTGTCCCTGCTGTCTCCAATTTGAAGCTTCGTACAAGCTACGGTCTGACTGGTAACTCAGAAATACCACCTTATTCTTCTTTATCATTATTGGGTTCTGGCTACGCAGCCATTTTGAACGACAGCAGAGTGGGTGGCACAGGCATCAATCGCCTGGCAAACCCTGACTTAAGATGGGAAAAAACGGCACAAGCAGACGTTGGCATTGAATTGGGCCTTTTCAAAGGGAGAATAGGCATTGAAGCTGACTATTATTACAGGAAGACCACAGACATGCTGCTTGATGCACCGGTTCCGCAGACCAGTGGTTATGCAACCATCCGCAGAAACGTTGGATCGATGCAAAACAAAGGGCTTGAACTTGCATTGAACACTGTAAACATTGAATTCAACAGGTTCTCGTGGAATACCTCATTCAATATTTCGTTCAACCAGAACAAAGTATTGGAACTGGCTACCCGCTCAGACATCTTTGGAGTGGGTGGTCCTGGCATCACCAACCAAACAAGCATTATTCGTGAAGGCGAACCTGCTGGTGCTTTCTGGGGCCTTAACCGCCTGGGCGTGTGGGGAACCGACGAAGCTGCTGAAGCTGCTGAATTTACCAGCTATAGAAATGGTCTGACTATGCTGCCAGGCGACATCAAGTATGAAGACGTGAACGGTGATAAAGCCATCACAGATGCTGATAGAATGATCATAGGCAATGGTAGCCCTAAAGGATGGGGTTCGTTCATTAACAATGTACGGTTCGGTAATTTCGACCTGACATTGGATTTACAGTTCATGTATGGCAACGATATCATGGACATGAACCTTCACTCAAGCGAAGACCGCCAGTCGCTGGCCAACAGCTACCGGACTGTACTGAACGCATGGACTCCTGAAAATCAGAACACCATGATTGCGCAGGTAAGAGACACCCGTGCAGGCTATGTAACCAACGTGGATACACATTGGGTGCAGGACGGCTCATTCATCAGGGGTCGAAACTTATTGCTGGGCTATTCCTTGCCAACAACAGCAGTTGAAAGAATCAAGCTTAGCAATGTCAGGATTTATGCTTCTACTCAAAACTTTTTCCTGATAGTAAGCGACGAAGTAATTGGTGATCCTGAGATTACCCCAATTCGTGGTAATGACAGTAACAATGTATTCTCGCAAGGGATGAAATGGCACGAGTACCCTAAGCCAACAGTATGGACAATGGGTATTCAGATAGGACTTTAG